In Saccharothrix syringae, the following are encoded in one genomic region:
- a CDS encoding AMP-binding protein, with protein sequence MRHTAPTKVPHATLLSHLLTRAAAGDPARGVRFCLGDDVPAGAFHSYAALHDQASHLLAALRARGCAPGAPVALLLEGPDDFVPAFWACVLGGMPVCPLPPPRADPRHRAGPGPVAALLEHPVVVTTRALRERLPTPPGARVVDLGELRAHPRGDAPTGLADRPVRPDDTAVLMPTSGSTGGPKAVRLTHANLLAATRARVHALGLHGGDVALNWVTHDHVVALEIHLLALALGVSQVLTDPRTVLPDPARLLRLVDAHRVSLTSIPNSLLGALNRTPPHRRLDLSCLRRVLSGGEANAVGTGTAFLDRLAPHGLDPGALWPAYGMTETCAGVLFNGRFPGGDLGRDFAAVGHPVPGVSVRVTDDAGAVLPAGGTGELQLRGPVISPGYLGDPAATSAAFTADGWLRTGDVARVDDGRVLLVGRRKDTVIVNGVNHHSQEIEAVLAELVPGEVAAFPTRERGGDTERLVIAVATATRDDALLTAVRDAVTAHWGFAPALVLPLPADAFPRTGSGKLQRSLMRERLEAGAYDEHRAAVEVPPRRGGSRGPREAALVGIVADLLARDPATVDAGDNFFDLGGTSLQVLRLKHLIGRATGAQVPASAIFAAPTLRDLAGRLADSTATAPRYDPVVTLQPTGDGPPLFAVHPAGGDVLSFAGLAQHFAGDRPFCALQARGLEAGEEPFRSLAEMVDTYVGAIRRRQPRGPYVILGYSFGALVAFEIAKALEDVAFLGVIDQPPALPPPLVDAEHDRGLCALFLTWGLDLVTDEEADELLEELVELPPEKQLAHVMRIAPAHRLAELDLTPGQFIAWTEVMHVANTFLRDYRPTGRVRSMTVFHVEPPSGAAQWLRHLRRWDAHGADRYVKVPGNHFQVLAPAHSRTFHRLLRAELVRAAAG encoded by the coding sequence ATGCGGCACACAGCACCCACGAAGGTTCCCCACGCCACCCTGCTGTCGCACCTGCTGACCCGGGCCGCGGCCGGCGACCCGGCGCGCGGGGTGCGCTTCTGCCTCGGCGACGACGTGCCCGCGGGCGCGTTCCACTCCTACGCCGCCCTCCACGACCAGGCGTCGCACCTGCTGGCCGCGCTGCGCGCACGGGGGTGCGCACCCGGCGCACCCGTCGCCCTGCTGCTGGAGGGGCCCGACGACTTCGTCCCGGCGTTCTGGGCCTGCGTGCTGGGCGGCATGCCGGTGTGCCCGCTCCCGCCACCGCGGGCCGACCCGCGCCACCGGGCCGGGCCCGGCCCGGTGGCCGCCCTGCTGGAGCACCCCGTCGTGGTGACGACCCGGGCGCTGCGCGAGCGGCTGCCGACCCCGCCCGGGGCGCGGGTGGTGGACCTGGGCGAACTGCGCGCCCATCCCCGGGGCGACGCACCGACCGGGCTCGCCGACCGCCCGGTCCGACCCGACGACACCGCCGTGCTCATGCCGACCTCCGGGTCGACCGGCGGGCCGAAAGCGGTCCGGCTCACCCACGCCAACCTGCTGGCCGCCACCCGGGCCCGCGTCCACGCGCTCGGCCTGCACGGCGGCGACGTCGCCCTCAACTGGGTCACCCACGACCACGTCGTGGCCCTGGAGATCCACCTGCTCGCCCTCGCCCTGGGCGTGTCGCAGGTGCTCACCGACCCGCGGACGGTCCTGCCCGACCCGGCGCGCCTGCTGCGGCTGGTGGACGCCCACCGGGTGAGCCTGACCTCGATCCCCAACTCCCTGCTCGGCGCCCTCAACCGCACCCCGCCGCACCGGCGGCTGGACCTGTCGTGCCTGCGCCGCGTGCTGTCCGGGGGCGAGGCCAACGCCGTGGGCACCGGCACCGCGTTCCTCGACCGCCTCGCACCCCACGGCCTGGACCCCGGCGCGCTGTGGCCCGCGTACGGGATGACCGAGACCTGCGCGGGGGTGCTGTTCAACGGGCGGTTCCCCGGCGGCGACCTCGGGCGCGACTTCGCGGCCGTCGGGCACCCGGTGCCCGGCGTGTCCGTCCGCGTCACCGACGACGCGGGCGCGGTGCTGCCCGCCGGCGGGACCGGCGAGCTCCAGCTCCGCGGCCCCGTGATCAGCCCCGGCTACCTCGGCGACCCGGCCGCGACGAGCGCCGCGTTCACCGCGGACGGCTGGCTGCGCACCGGTGACGTGGCCAGGGTCGACGACGGGCGGGTGCTGCTGGTCGGCCGCCGCAAGGACACCGTCATCGTCAACGGCGTCAACCACCACAGCCAGGAGATCGAGGCCGTGCTGGCGGAGCTGGTGCCCGGCGAGGTCGCCGCCTTCCCCACCCGCGAGCGCGGCGGCGACACCGAACGGCTCGTGATCGCCGTCGCCACGGCGACCCGCGACGACGCCCTGCTGACCGCCGTCCGGGACGCGGTGACCGCGCACTGGGGCTTCGCGCCGGCGCTGGTCCTGCCGCTGCCCGCGGACGCGTTCCCGAGGACCGGCTCGGGCAAGCTCCAGCGCTCCCTGATGCGCGAGCGCCTGGAGGCGGGAGCCTACGACGAGCACCGGGCCGCCGTGGAGGTGCCGCCGCGCCGGGGCGGGTCCCGGGGCCCGCGGGAGGCCGCGCTGGTCGGGATCGTCGCCGACCTGCTCGCCCGCGACCCCGCGACCGTCGACGCCGGCGACAACTTCTTCGACCTCGGCGGGACCTCGTTGCAGGTCCTGCGCCTCAAGCACCTCATCGGCCGGGCCACCGGCGCGCAAGTGCCCGCGTCCGCCATCTTCGCCGCGCCCACCCTGCGCGACCTGGCCGGGCGGCTCGCCGACAGCACCGCGACCGCGCCGCGCTACGACCCCGTCGTGACGCTCCAGCCCACCGGGGACGGCCCGCCCCTGTTCGCCGTGCACCCGGCCGGGGGTGACGTCCTGAGCTTCGCCGGCCTCGCCCAGCACTTCGCCGGCGACCGTCCTTTTTGTGCCTTGCAGGCCCGCGGGCTGGAAGCCGGTGAGGAGCCGTTCCGGAGCCTGGCCGAGATGGTCGACACCTACGTCGGGGCCATCCGCCGCCGGCAGCCGCGGGGACCGTACGTGATCCTCGGCTACTCCTTCGGCGCGCTGGTGGCCTTCGAGATCGCCAAGGCGTTGGAGGACGTGGCGTTCCTCGGCGTCATCGACCAGCCACCGGCCCTGCCCCCGCCGCTGGTCGACGCCGAGCACGACCGGGGCCTGTGCGCCCTGTTCCTCACCTGGGGGCTGGACCTGGTCACCGACGAGGAGGCCGACGAGCTGCTGGAGGAGCTGGTGGAGCTGCCACCGGAGAAGCAGTTGGCGCACGTCATGCGGATCGCGCCCGCGCACCGGCTGGCCGAGCTGGACCTCACCCCCGGGCAGTTCATCGCCTGGACGGAGGTGATGCACGTGGCGAACACCTTCCTGCGCGACTACCGCCCCACCGGCCGCGTCCGCTCGATGACCGTCTTCCACGTGGAGCCGCCCTCCGGTGCCGCGCAGTGGCTCCGGCACCTGAGGCGCTGGGACGCCCACGGTGCCGACCGCTACGTCAAGGTTCCCGGGAACCACTTCCAGGTCCTCGCCCCCGCGCACTCCCGCACCTTCCACCGGCTCCTGCGCGCCGAGCTGGTCCGCGCGGCGGCCGGGTGA
- a CDS encoding alpha/beta fold hydrolase, with translation MVAERIEMCTYEGFTYSCRVVENAEARTEPIVLVGGAYQDMYAFHRVERPWRRAATLVVVELPGVGTADVLPASYGFDFLGLALGHLLDRLGLERVNLVGVSYGCAVAYRHARTNPTGVARLGLCGYSPSLRAESVALLRAMADALESDEPDEFAHHAARFLVRQDPAVFVTNRDAVLRVLAYVLGGTAPEQRPRFADASLRMIRHALIPPGPVTGVRALCFTGEHDQLCPPDRGREVAARFDDASFALLRDADHLCFLERPADFADLVTRFCTDQPLDDLPYLTPVERHGRRWAADREVRS, from the coding sequence ATGGTGGCCGAGCGCATCGAGATGTGCACCTACGAGGGATTCACCTACTCCTGCCGGGTGGTCGAGAACGCCGAGGCCCGCACCGAGCCGATCGTCCTCGTCGGCGGCGCCTACCAGGACATGTACGCCTTCCACCGGGTCGAGCGCCCGTGGCGGCGGGCGGCCACCCTGGTCGTCGTCGAACTCCCCGGCGTGGGCACCGCCGACGTGCTGCCCGCGTCCTACGGCTTCGACTTCCTGGGCCTCGCCCTCGGTCACCTGCTCGACCGGCTCGGCCTCGAACGGGTCAACCTCGTGGGGGTCTCGTACGGCTGCGCCGTCGCCTACCGCCACGCGCGGACCAACCCGACGGGCGTCGCCCGACTGGGCCTGTGCGGTTACAGCCCGTCCCTGCGCGCCGAGAGCGTCGCCCTGCTGCGCGCCATGGCCGACGCCCTGGAGTCCGACGAGCCCGACGAGTTCGCCCACCACGCCGCCCGGTTCCTCGTCCGCCAGGACCCGGCCGTGTTCGTGACCAACCGCGACGCCGTGCTGCGGGTGCTGGCCTACGTCCTCGGCGGCACCGCGCCCGAGCAGAGGCCCCGGTTCGCCGACGCCAGCCTCCGGATGATCAGGCACGCCCTGATCCCGCCCGGCCCGGTCACCGGTGTGCGCGCGTTGTGCTTCACCGGCGAGCACGACCAGCTCTGCCCGCCCGACCGGGGGCGCGAGGTGGCCGCGCGGTTCGACGACGCCTCCTTCGCCCTGCTCCGCGACGCCGACCACCTGTGCTTCCTGGAGCGCCCCGCCGACTTCGCCGACCTCGTCACGCGGTTCTGCACCGACCAGCCCCTCGACGACCTGCCCTACCTCACCCCCGTCGAGCGCCACGGCCGCCGGTGGGCCGCCGATCGGGAGGTGCGGTCGTGA
- a CDS encoding MFS transporter, giving the protein MPTATTAPPRTGTAIAVLALGGIVVALTQTIVIPLLPRLPGLLRASPADVAWVVTATLLAGAVATPVVGRFGDMYGKRRMLLVSLALLVVGSLVGALSDGLAPMLVARALQGLSAGVIPLGIGIMRDQVPAERLGSATALMSASLGVGGALGLPAATVLAERADWHLLFWIAGALGLVTAVLVVRLVPATGTRSGGRFDLVGALGLAGALVCLLLAVSKGADWGWTAGLTTGLAGAGAAVLLAWGWWELRVARPLVDLRVSARRQVLLTNVAATALGFALFAVSLVVPQLVQLPTDTGYGLGQPLVVAGLVLAPSGLVMMAAAGLSARVTAARGPRAALLLGSLVVAAGYLLGTALMSAVWQLLLVSGIVGAGVGLAYGAMPSLVMAAVPVSETAAANSLNSLVRAVGTSLAGAVTGVVLAGTTTGGAPSQAGFRLAMAIGAAAALLAAATAAALPARAGGGKHRPATGELSRSPK; this is encoded by the coding sequence ATGCCCACTGCCACCACCGCGCCCCCGCGCACGGGCACCGCCATCGCGGTGCTCGCCCTGGGCGGCATCGTCGTCGCGCTGACGCAGACGATCGTCATCCCCCTGCTCCCCCGGTTACCCGGCCTGCTGCGCGCGTCGCCGGCCGACGTGGCGTGGGTGGTCACCGCGACGCTGCTCGCCGGCGCGGTCGCCACGCCGGTGGTCGGCCGGTTCGGCGACATGTACGGCAAGCGCCGCATGCTGCTGGTCAGCCTGGCGCTGCTGGTCGTCGGCTCCCTCGTCGGCGCGCTCAGCGACGGCCTGGCCCCGATGCTGGTGGCGCGGGCGCTCCAGGGCCTGTCGGCCGGGGTGATCCCGCTGGGCATCGGCATCATGCGCGACCAGGTGCCCGCCGAGCGCCTGGGCTCGGCGACCGCGCTGATGAGCGCGTCGCTGGGGGTGGGCGGCGCGCTGGGCCTGCCGGCCGCGACCGTGCTGGCCGAGCGCGCCGACTGGCACCTGCTGTTCTGGATCGCCGGCGCCCTGGGCCTGGTCACCGCGGTGCTGGTGGTCCGGCTGGTGCCGGCGACCGGCACCCGCAGCGGCGGCCGGTTCGACCTGGTCGGCGCGCTCGGGCTGGCCGGCGCCCTGGTGTGCCTGCTGCTGGCGGTGTCCAAGGGCGCCGACTGGGGCTGGACCGCCGGCCTCACCACCGGCCTGGCCGGCGCGGGCGCCGCGGTGCTGCTGGCGTGGGGGTGGTGGGAGCTGCGCGTCGCGCGGCCGCTGGTCGACCTGCGGGTCTCGGCGCGCCGCCAGGTCCTGCTGACCAACGTGGCCGCCACCGCCCTGGGCTTCGCGCTGTTCGCGGTCTCGCTGGTCGTCCCGCAGCTGGTCCAGCTGCCGACCGACACCGGCTACGGGCTGGGGCAGCCGCTGGTGGTCGCGGGCCTGGTGCTGGCGCCGTCCGGGCTGGTCATGATGGCCGCGGCCGGGCTGTCCGCCCGCGTCACGGCCGCCCGGGGCCCGAGGGCCGCGCTGCTGCTGGGCTCGCTCGTGGTCGCGGCCGGCTACCTGCTGGGCACCGCGCTGATGTCGGCGGTGTGGCAGTTGCTGCTGGTCTCCGGGATCGTCGGCGCCGGGGTCGGGCTCGCCTACGGCGCGATGCCCTCGCTGGTGATGGCCGCCGTGCCGGTGTCGGAGACGGCGGCCGCGAACAGCCTCAACAGCCTGGTGCGGGCGGTCGGGACGTCCCTGGCGGGCGCGGTGACCGGGGTCGTGCTGGCCGGGACGACCACCGGCGGCGCGCCCTCGCAGGCCGGTTTCCGGCTGGCGATGGCCATCGGCGCGGCCGCCGCCCTGCTCGCCGCCGCGACCGCCGCGGCCCTGCCGGCCCGCGCGGGTGGCGGAAAGCACCGGCCGGCCACCGGGGAATTGTCGCGTTCACCGAAATAG
- a CDS encoding acyltransferase domain-containing protein has product MTPRPELLAVSASTHHELAEAVAAYRVLLRGDADGGSWRDTVRTACLRDLRLPVRMSLVARTRAEAAGYLDAAGPPRAGGVRLGTAEPGLRRRVLFVYSGLGSVWPGMGVDLLGEPVAARVLKRCADLVGDREGWSLLEQLTAGPGASRLHDPRVAQPALFAVQAALTRLWRYWGVEPDLVVGTSVGEIAAAHAAAVLTLEDGLRVAVRRGEAVASARGTGCMVTVGLPATTVEVLIDPAERLWPAVYLSPALTLVSGDRDDAAALGERVRQCGGQWQVRHRDYPLHSPLMRSARAALAAAVEGIAVHPPDRPVFSTLTGAPASSGAYGPDYWAETLVSPVRVQDAVLAAAEAAGGTVTAVEIGPRASMTPPVQATYAAHGVRAAVVPSMGVHRPARHTLLQAAAHLYVLGHDLHHHRLHR; this is encoded by the coding sequence GTGACACCGCGGCCGGAACTGCTCGCCGTCTCCGCGTCGACGCACCACGAGCTGGCCGAGGCGGTGGCCGCCTACCGCGTCCTGCTGCGCGGGGACGCGGACGGCGGCTCCTGGCGCGACACCGTGCGCACGGCCTGCCTGCGCGACCTCCGGCTGCCCGTGCGGATGTCCCTGGTCGCCCGGACCCGCGCCGAGGCGGCGGGGTACCTGGACGCGGCCGGTCCCCCCCGCGCGGGCGGGGTGCGCCTGGGCACGGCCGAACCGGGGCTGCGCCGCCGGGTGCTGTTCGTCTACAGCGGACTGGGGTCGGTGTGGCCGGGGATGGGGGTGGACCTGCTGGGCGAACCGGTCGCCGCCCGCGTGCTGAAGCGCTGCGCCGACCTCGTCGGCGACCGCGAGGGGTGGTCGCTGCTGGAGCAGCTCACGGCCGGGCCGGGCGCCTCCCGGCTGCACGACCCGCGCGTCGCGCAGCCCGCCCTGTTCGCCGTGCAGGCGGCGCTGACCCGGCTGTGGCGGTACTGGGGCGTCGAACCGGACCTGGTCGTGGGCACCAGCGTGGGCGAGATCGCGGCCGCGCACGCCGCCGCCGTCCTGACCCTGGAGGACGGCCTGCGGGTGGCGGTGCGCCGGGGCGAGGCGGTGGCCTCGGCGCGGGGCACCGGCTGCATGGTGACGGTGGGCCTGCCCGCGACCACGGTCGAGGTGCTGATCGACCCGGCGGAGCGGCTGTGGCCCGCGGTGTACCTGAGCCCGGCGCTGACGCTGGTCTCGGGCGACCGCGACGACGCCGCGGCCCTGGGCGAGCGGGTGCGCCAGTGCGGCGGGCAGTGGCAGGTGCGCCACCGCGACTACCCGCTGCACTCGCCCCTCATGCGGTCGGCGCGGGCCGCCCTGGCCGCCGCGGTCGAGGGCATCGCGGTCCACCCGCCGGACCGCCCGGTGTTCAGCACGCTGACCGGCGCGCCGGCGTCCTCCGGTGCCTACGGCCCCGACTACTGGGCCGAGACGCTGGTCAGCCCGGTCCGCGTCCAGGATGCCGTGCTGGCCGCCGCGGAGGCCGCGGGCGGCACGGTCACGGCGGTCGAGATCGGGCCCCGCGCGTCGATGACGCCCCCGGTGCAGGCGACCTACGCCGCGCACGGGGTGCGGGCGGCGGTCGTGCCGTCCATGGGCGTCCACCGCCCCGCGCGGCACACGTTGTTGCAGGCCGCCGCCCACCTCTACGTCCTGGGGCACGACCTGCACCACCACCGCCTGCACCGCTGA